One Carassius carassius chromosome 28, fCarCar2.1, whole genome shotgun sequence genomic window carries:
- the LOC132107677 gene encoding autophagy-related protein 16-like isoform X3, whose translation MAGRRVECLWKRHVMEKLKQRDRVQCQAFEEIIHQYNRLLEKSDLQVVFSEHLHTEKYEQQNRHDLSPVLGGGRSDSLQQEMAQMRIKHQEELTELHKKRGELAQSVIELNNQIQQKDKEIQSNEAKMQDYQQQISHLEGECRDLRNSLADLERANQTLRDEYDALQITFSALEEKLRKTTEDNQELVTRWMSEKAQEANKLNAENEKDSRRRQAKLQKELADAAKEPLPIEPDDDIEVLSEDAGKGAGGAGETSPSRQRSRTPRRVSQPPAAGLLDSISNIFILSDSVQPGFVPSDSRRRRSVNSFGSSPESAEVPSACADVRVPSTALHVFDAHDGEVNAVRFSPGSRLLATGGMDRRVKLWEVVSGRCEPKGALTGSNAGITSIEFDSAGSSLLAASNDFASRIWTVDDYRLRHTLTGHSGKVLSARFLLDNTRIVSGSYDRTLKLWDLRSKVCMKTVFAGSSCNDIVCTEQCVMSGHFDKKVRFWDIRSESIVHELELLGRVTSLDLNHDRTELLSCSRDDLVKIIDLRCNAVRQTFKAQGFKCGSDFTRVTFSPDGSYVAAGSADGVLYIWNVLTGKLDKTLDKGHSSAINSVSWSPSGTYVASVEKGSKAVLWSDM comes from the exons atggcgGGCCGTAGAGTCGAGTGTTTGTGGAAACGTCACGTTATGGAGAAGCTGAAGCAGAGAGACAGAGTTCAGTGTCAGGCCTTTGAGGAAATCATACACCAGT ATAACCGGTTGTTGGAGAAGTCTGATCTTCAGGTTGTTTTTTCTGAACATCTCCATACCGAGAAATATGAGCAGCAGAACCGACATGACCTCAG tccgGTCCTCGGGGGCGGTCGCAGTGATTCCCTGCAGCAGGAAATGGCTCAGATGAGAATTAAACATCAAGAGGAGCTGACGGAGCTGCACAAGAAACGAGGAGAG TTGGCCCAGAGCGTGATTGAACTCAACAACCAGATTCAGCAGAAAGACAAAGAGATCCAGAGTAATGAAGCCAA gaTGCAGGACTATCAGCAGCAGATCTCTCATCTGGAAGGAGAATGTCGCGATCTGCGCAATTCTCTGGCCGATCTGGAACGAGCCAATCAGACGCTGCGAGACGAGTACGATGCCCTGCAGATCACGTTCAGCGCCCTGGAGGAGAAACTACGGAAAACCACAGAGGACAATCAGGAGCTGGTGACACGCTGGATGTCCGAGAAAGCACAGGAAGCCAACAAACTCAACGCTGAGAACGAGAAGGACTCCAG GCGCAGACAGGCGAAGCTTCAGAAGGAGCTGGCAGACGCAGCGAAGGAACCTCTTCCCATAGAGCC AGATGATGACATTGAGGTTCTCTCAGAGGATGCTGGGAAGGGAGCGGGTGGAGCAGGTGAAACGTCACCGAGCAGACAGAGGAGTCGCACACCCAG ACGAGTGTCTCAGCCTCCTGCTGCTGGACTCCTGGACTCCATCTCTAATATCTTCAT CTTGTCTGATTCTGTCCAACCTGGTTTCGTCCCATCTGACTCCAG AAGACGTCGCTCTGTGAACTCGTTCGGCTCGTCTCCAGAAAGTGCAGAGGTGCCGTCGGCCTGCGCTGATGTCAGAGTTCCCTCCACTGCGCTGCACGTCTTC gATGCTCATGATGGAGAAGTGAACGCCGTGAGGTTCAGTCCCGGTTCCCGTCTGCTTGCCACGGGAGGAATGGACCGCAGGGTGAAGCTCTGGGAGGTCGTTTCTG GGCGATGTGAACCTAAAGGTGCGCTGACGGGCAGTAATGCTGGAATCACCAGCATAGAGTTCGACAGTGCG GGCTCGTCTCTGTTGGCTGCGTCCAATGATTTTGCCAGCAGAATCTGGACGGTTGATGACTACAGACTGCGG CACACCCTCACAGGACACAGCGGGAAGGTTTTATCCGCTCGGTTTCTCCTCGATAACACTCGGATTGTCTCTGGCAGCTACGATCGAACGCTCAAGCTCTGGGATTTACGCAGCAAAGTCT GCATGAAGACTGTGTTCGCTGGCTCTAGCTGTAATGACATCGTCTGCACGGAGCAGTGTGTGATGAGCGGACACTTTGATAAGAAAGTTCGTTTCTGGGACATCAG GTCAGAGAGTATCGTTCATGAGCTGGAGCTGCTGGGACGTGTCACGTCTCTGGACCTCAATCACGACCGGACCGAGCTGCTGAGCTGCTCTCGTGACGATCTGGTAAAGATCATCGACCTGCGCTGTAATGCAGTGCGACAGACGTTTAA GGCTCAAGGTTTCAAGTGTGGTTCAGACTTCACCAGGGTCACGTTCAG tCCTGATGGGAGTTACGTAGCGGCCGGTTCTGCAGACGGTGTTCTGTACATCTGGAACGTTTTAACAGGGAAACTAGACAAAACCCTTGATAAGGGTCACAG TTCTGCCATAAATTCGGTGTCCTGGTCTCCGTCGGGCACGTATGTGGCCAGCGTTGAGAAAGGCAGCAAGGCCGTGCTTTGGTCTGACATGTGA
- the LOC132107677 gene encoding autophagy-related protein 16-1-like isoform X6, which produces MAGRRVECLWKRHVMEKLKQRDRVQCQAFEEIIHQYNRLLEKSDLQVVFSEHLHTEKYEQQNRHDLSPVLGGGRSDSLQQEMAQMRIKHQEELTELHKKRGELAQSVIELNNQIQQKDKEIQSNEAKMQDYQQQISHLEGECRDLRNSLADLERANQTLRDEYDALQITFSALEEKLRKTTEDNQELVTRWMSEKAQEANKLNAENEKDSRRRQAKLQKELADAAKEPLPIEPDDDIEVLSEDAGKGAGGAGETSPSRQRSRTPSRRVSQPPAAGLLDSISNIFIRRSVNSFGSSPESAEVPSACADVRVPSTALHVFDAHDGEVNAVRFSPGSRLLATGGMDRRVKLWEVVSGRCEPKGALTGSNAGITSIEFDSAGSSLLAASNDFASRIWTVDDYRLRHTLTGHSGKVLSARFLLDNTRIVSGSYDRTLKLWDLRSKVCMKTVFAGSSCNDIVCTEQCVMSGHFDKKVRFWDIRSESIVHELELLGRVTSLDLNHDRTELLSCSRDDLVKIIDLRCNAVRQTFKAQGFKCGSDFTRVTFSPDGSYVAAGSADGVLYIWNVLTGKLDKTLDKGHSSAINSVSWSPSGTYVASVEKGSKAVLWSDM; this is translated from the exons atggcgGGCCGTAGAGTCGAGTGTTTGTGGAAACGTCACGTTATGGAGAAGCTGAAGCAGAGAGACAGAGTTCAGTGTCAGGCCTTTGAGGAAATCATACACCAGT ATAACCGGTTGTTGGAGAAGTCTGATCTTCAGGTTGTTTTTTCTGAACATCTCCATACCGAGAAATATGAGCAGCAGAACCGACATGACCTCAG tccgGTCCTCGGGGGCGGTCGCAGTGATTCCCTGCAGCAGGAAATGGCTCAGATGAGAATTAAACATCAAGAGGAGCTGACGGAGCTGCACAAGAAACGAGGAGAG TTGGCCCAGAGCGTGATTGAACTCAACAACCAGATTCAGCAGAAAGACAAAGAGATCCAGAGTAATGAAGCCAA gaTGCAGGACTATCAGCAGCAGATCTCTCATCTGGAAGGAGAATGTCGCGATCTGCGCAATTCTCTGGCCGATCTGGAACGAGCCAATCAGACGCTGCGAGACGAGTACGATGCCCTGCAGATCACGTTCAGCGCCCTGGAGGAGAAACTACGGAAAACCACAGAGGACAATCAGGAGCTGGTGACACGCTGGATGTCCGAGAAAGCACAGGAAGCCAACAAACTCAACGCTGAGAACGAGAAGGACTCCAG GCGCAGACAGGCGAAGCTTCAGAAGGAGCTGGCAGACGCAGCGAAGGAACCTCTTCCCATAGAGCC AGATGATGACATTGAGGTTCTCTCAGAGGATGCTGGGAAGGGAGCGGGTGGAGCAGGTGAAACGTCACCGAGCAGACAGAGGAGTCGCACACCCAG cAGACGAGTGTCTCAGCCTCCTGCTGCTGGACTCCTGGACTCCATCTCTAATATCTTCAT ACGTCGCTCTGTGAACTCGTTCGGCTCGTCTCCAGAAAGTGCAGAGGTGCCGTCGGCCTGCGCTGATGTCAGAGTTCCCTCCACTGCGCTGCACGTCTTC gATGCTCATGATGGAGAAGTGAACGCCGTGAGGTTCAGTCCCGGTTCCCGTCTGCTTGCCACGGGAGGAATGGACCGCAGGGTGAAGCTCTGGGAGGTCGTTTCTG GGCGATGTGAACCTAAAGGTGCGCTGACGGGCAGTAATGCTGGAATCACCAGCATAGAGTTCGACAGTGCG GGCTCGTCTCTGTTGGCTGCGTCCAATGATTTTGCCAGCAGAATCTGGACGGTTGATGACTACAGACTGCGG CACACCCTCACAGGACACAGCGGGAAGGTTTTATCCGCTCGGTTTCTCCTCGATAACACTCGGATTGTCTCTGGCAGCTACGATCGAACGCTCAAGCTCTGGGATTTACGCAGCAAAGTCT GCATGAAGACTGTGTTCGCTGGCTCTAGCTGTAATGACATCGTCTGCACGGAGCAGTGTGTGATGAGCGGACACTTTGATAAGAAAGTTCGTTTCTGGGACATCAG GTCAGAGAGTATCGTTCATGAGCTGGAGCTGCTGGGACGTGTCACGTCTCTGGACCTCAATCACGACCGGACCGAGCTGCTGAGCTGCTCTCGTGACGATCTGGTAAAGATCATCGACCTGCGCTGTAATGCAGTGCGACAGACGTTTAA GGCTCAAGGTTTCAAGTGTGGTTCAGACTTCACCAGGGTCACGTTCAG tCCTGATGGGAGTTACGTAGCGGCCGGTTCTGCAGACGGTGTTCTGTACATCTGGAACGTTTTAACAGGGAAACTAGACAAAACCCTTGATAAGGGTCACAG TTCTGCCATAAATTCGGTGTCCTGGTCTCCGTCGGGCACGTATGTGGCCAGCGTTGAGAAAGGCAGCAAGGCCGTGCTTTGGTCTGACATGTGA
- the LOC132107677 gene encoding autophagy-related protein 16-like isoform X2 translates to MAGRRVECLWKRHVMEKLKQRDRVQCQAFEEIIHQYNRLLEKSDLQVVFSEHLHTEKYEQQNRHDLSPVLGGGRSDSLQQEMAQMRIKHQEELTELHKKRGELAQSVIELNNQIQQKDKEIQSNEAKMQDYQQQISHLEGECRDLRNSLADLERANQTLRDEYDALQITFSALEEKLRKTTEDNQELVTRWMSEKAQEANKLNAENEKDSRRRQAKLQKELADAAKEPLPIEPDDDIEVLSEDAGKGAGGAGETSPSRQRSRTPSRRVSQPPAAGLLDSISNIFILSDSVQPGFVPSDSRRRSVNSFGSSPESAEVPSACADVRVPSTALHVFDAHDGEVNAVRFSPGSRLLATGGMDRRVKLWEVVSGRCEPKGALTGSNAGITSIEFDSAGSSLLAASNDFASRIWTVDDYRLRHTLTGHSGKVLSARFLLDNTRIVSGSYDRTLKLWDLRSKVCMKTVFAGSSCNDIVCTEQCVMSGHFDKKVRFWDIRSESIVHELELLGRVTSLDLNHDRTELLSCSRDDLVKIIDLRCNAVRQTFKAQGFKCGSDFTRVTFSPDGSYVAAGSADGVLYIWNVLTGKLDKTLDKGHSSAINSVSWSPSGTYVASVEKGSKAVLWSDM, encoded by the exons atggcgGGCCGTAGAGTCGAGTGTTTGTGGAAACGTCACGTTATGGAGAAGCTGAAGCAGAGAGACAGAGTTCAGTGTCAGGCCTTTGAGGAAATCATACACCAGT ATAACCGGTTGTTGGAGAAGTCTGATCTTCAGGTTGTTTTTTCTGAACATCTCCATACCGAGAAATATGAGCAGCAGAACCGACATGACCTCAG tccgGTCCTCGGGGGCGGTCGCAGTGATTCCCTGCAGCAGGAAATGGCTCAGATGAGAATTAAACATCAAGAGGAGCTGACGGAGCTGCACAAGAAACGAGGAGAG TTGGCCCAGAGCGTGATTGAACTCAACAACCAGATTCAGCAGAAAGACAAAGAGATCCAGAGTAATGAAGCCAA gaTGCAGGACTATCAGCAGCAGATCTCTCATCTGGAAGGAGAATGTCGCGATCTGCGCAATTCTCTGGCCGATCTGGAACGAGCCAATCAGACGCTGCGAGACGAGTACGATGCCCTGCAGATCACGTTCAGCGCCCTGGAGGAGAAACTACGGAAAACCACAGAGGACAATCAGGAGCTGGTGACACGCTGGATGTCCGAGAAAGCACAGGAAGCCAACAAACTCAACGCTGAGAACGAGAAGGACTCCAG GCGCAGACAGGCGAAGCTTCAGAAGGAGCTGGCAGACGCAGCGAAGGAACCTCTTCCCATAGAGCC AGATGATGACATTGAGGTTCTCTCAGAGGATGCTGGGAAGGGAGCGGGTGGAGCAGGTGAAACGTCACCGAGCAGACAGAGGAGTCGCACACCCAG cAGACGAGTGTCTCAGCCTCCTGCTGCTGGACTCCTGGACTCCATCTCTAATATCTTCAT CTTGTCTGATTCTGTCCAACCTGGTTTCGTCCCATCTGACTCCAG ACGTCGCTCTGTGAACTCGTTCGGCTCGTCTCCAGAAAGTGCAGAGGTGCCGTCGGCCTGCGCTGATGTCAGAGTTCCCTCCACTGCGCTGCACGTCTTC gATGCTCATGATGGAGAAGTGAACGCCGTGAGGTTCAGTCCCGGTTCCCGTCTGCTTGCCACGGGAGGAATGGACCGCAGGGTGAAGCTCTGGGAGGTCGTTTCTG GGCGATGTGAACCTAAAGGTGCGCTGACGGGCAGTAATGCTGGAATCACCAGCATAGAGTTCGACAGTGCG GGCTCGTCTCTGTTGGCTGCGTCCAATGATTTTGCCAGCAGAATCTGGACGGTTGATGACTACAGACTGCGG CACACCCTCACAGGACACAGCGGGAAGGTTTTATCCGCTCGGTTTCTCCTCGATAACACTCGGATTGTCTCTGGCAGCTACGATCGAACGCTCAAGCTCTGGGATTTACGCAGCAAAGTCT GCATGAAGACTGTGTTCGCTGGCTCTAGCTGTAATGACATCGTCTGCACGGAGCAGTGTGTGATGAGCGGACACTTTGATAAGAAAGTTCGTTTCTGGGACATCAG GTCAGAGAGTATCGTTCATGAGCTGGAGCTGCTGGGACGTGTCACGTCTCTGGACCTCAATCACGACCGGACCGAGCTGCTGAGCTGCTCTCGTGACGATCTGGTAAAGATCATCGACCTGCGCTGTAATGCAGTGCGACAGACGTTTAA GGCTCAAGGTTTCAAGTGTGGTTCAGACTTCACCAGGGTCACGTTCAG tCCTGATGGGAGTTACGTAGCGGCCGGTTCTGCAGACGGTGTTCTGTACATCTGGAACGTTTTAACAGGGAAACTAGACAAAACCCTTGATAAGGGTCACAG TTCTGCCATAAATTCGGTGTCCTGGTCTCCGTCGGGCACGTATGTGGCCAGCGTTGAGAAAGGCAGCAAGGCCGTGCTTTGGTCTGACATGTGA